One genomic region from Salvia hispanica cultivar TCC Black 2014 chromosome 2, UniMelb_Shisp_WGS_1.0, whole genome shotgun sequence encodes:
- the LOC125204201 gene encoding mediator of RNA polymerase II transcription subunit 6 — translation MAATPMIPPPGDGGAVPPTMAAPPPPGTDMTSICFRDQLWLNTYPLDRNLVFDYFALSPFYDYSCNNEQLRIRAIHPLDISHLSKMTGIEFMLSEVLEPHLFVFKKQKRDGPEKVTPMLTYYVLDGSVYQAPQLCNVFASRVGRALYHISKAFNTAASKLEKIGYVDAENESASSEPKVPKETINFKELKRVDHILASLQRKLPPAPPPPPFPEGYAPPTADGEKSSDAQQEQLAAVDPIIDQGPSKRMKV, via the exons ATGGCAGCAACGCCGATGATTCCACCGCCGGGAGATGGAGGCGCGGTTCCACCAACTATGGCTGCGCCGCCGCCTCCGGGAACAGACATGACCAGCATTTGCTTTCGCGATCAGCTGTGGCTCAACACGTATCCGCTCGATCGAAACCTAGTTTTCGATTACTTCGCCCTCTCCCCCTTCTACGATTACTCGTGCAATAATGAGCAGCTTCGGATCCGCGCGATTCACCCCCTCGACATCTCCCACCTCTC GAAGATGACAGGAATAGAATTTATGTTGAGTGAAGTATTGGAGCctcatttatttgtttttaaaaaacaaaagaggGATGGACCTGAGAAAGTGACACCTATGCTGACTTACTATGTCTTGGATGGATCGGTATACCAGGCGCCTCAGCTTTGCAACGTATTCGCATCTCGAGTT GGACGTGCGCTGTACCATATATCCAAGGCATTTAATACTGCAGCGTCAAAGTTAGAGAAAATTGGATATG TTGATGCTGAAAATGAGAGTGCAAGCTCGGAACCTAAAGTTCCTAAAGAGACCATTAACTTCAAGGAACTTAAGCGTGTAGACCATATTCTTGCTTCACTGCAACGCAAG CTCCCTCCCgctccgccaccgccacctTTTCCCGAGGGTTATGCCCCTCCCACTGCTGATGGGGAGAAAAGCTCCGATGCCCAACAGGAACAGTTGGCGGCTGTTGATCCAATCATCGATCAAGGCCCATCCAAAAGAATGAAAGTATAA
- the LOC125204656 gene encoding uncharacterized protein LOC125204656: MVATWALPKAIAIKSLDFKDIGHIYRLDENGGVALGEESVYSTRARIEVEQAKIDSKYVNLRFSYTNRYMHRRPDGIWVAAVSTTPVEDLSDPLCTLFEPIKVDDNDDDDVFYLIHAQSGGRLVTSLTARLSFYIEFNLSSTTQGYLRAVDFDSLVRLPVRGNLAFIGDNGKYLKAFTWGNNYFQLSSDVPNDSLSRHQVTEVPDGHVRLTSIHWSVLWSLANSGWIFGNTTDATNPNTLFWPVKINENTIALRAADGKFCQRRVTSNLANGSIGTEETTPTKEAELKVEELVTKSLVNNVRYQDEYGRVFDETAHKGWSSMVVNSQAEDVTFSLSFTYEDTKEYTFAHSYTLETGVPTVFDAALPFVGPDGSIDEAAAKINAELQWNAVNSMTRTVTGMGSIVVPAKSSVVISYVGKRGSCNVPFKYTQVDSVYNAPIGSTPVEVESEGIDGLYTATNLYDFKLVIESIQAI; encoded by the exons ATGGTGGCTACTTGGGCGCTTCCAAAGGCTATTGCGATCAAGTCACTGGATTTCAAAGACATAGGCCATATTTACCGCCTTGACGAAAACGGTGGGGTAGCTCTCGGAGAAGAGAGCGTTTACAGCACAAGGGCTCGGATCGAAGTCGAGCAAGCAAAGATCGACAGCAAGTACGTTAACCTCCGATTCTCGTACACCAACCGGTACATGCACCGGAGACCGGACGGGATATGGGTCGCTGCCGTCTCCACCACCCCCGTGGAAGACTTATCCGACCCTTTGTGCACATTATTCGAGCCCATAAAAGTCGACGACAACGACGACGACGATGTGTTCTACTTGATTCACGCTCAGAGCGGAGGCCGCCTCGTGACTTCTCTTACCGCAAGACTTTCCTTCTACATCGAATTCAACTTAAGCAGCACCACTCAAGGCTATCTCCGCGCCGTCGATTTCGACTCATTAGTCCGCCTTCCCGTTCGCGGCAACCTCGCCTTCATCGGAGATAACGGGAAATACCTCAAGGCCTTCACTTGGGGCAACAACTACTTCCAGCTCTCTTCCGACGTCCCGAACGACAGCCTTTCACGCCACCAGGTGACGGAGGTGCCCGACGGCCATGTCCGCCTGACATCCATCCACTGGAGCGTGCTGTGGAGTCTGGCCAACTCCGGCTGGATATTCGGCAACACCACGGATGCAACCAACCCCAACACTCTCTTCTGGCCTGTCAAAATCAACGAAAACACCATCGCCCTTCGTGCAGCGGATGGCAAATTCTGCCAGCGTCGCGTCACCAGCAACCTCGCTAATGGAAGCATTGGCACCGAGGAGACCACTCCCACCAAAGAAGCCGAGTTGAAG GTGGAGGAATTGGTGACGAAGAGTTTGGTGAATAACGTCAGATACCAGGACGAGTACGGGCGCGTATTTGACGAGACAGCTCACAAGGGATGGTCGTCCATGGTGGTCAACAGCCAGGCCGAGGATGTAACCTTTTCGCTCTCGTTCACGTATGAGGACACGAAGGAATACACCTTCGCTCATAGCTATACGCTGGAAACGGGGGTGCCCACAGTCTTTGACGCGGCGCTTCCCTTCGTTGGCCCAGACGGCTCCATCGATGAGGCGGCTGCTAAGATAAATGCGGAGCTGCAGTGGAACGCTGTGAACTCAATGACCAGGACGGTTACGGGTATGGGTTCGATTGTGGTGCCGGCGAAGAGCAGTGTTGTGATTAGCTATGTCGGAAAAAGAGGTAGCTGCAATGTTCCGTTCAAGTATACTCAGGTGGACAGTGTCTACAACGCCCCAATTGGATCAACACCTGTTGAAGTTGAGTCTGAAGGTATTGATGGTCTTTACACTGCCACCAATTTATATGATTTCAAATTGGTGATCGAGTCAATTCAAGCTATCTGA
- the LOC125204195 gene encoding uncharacterized protein LOC125204195, translating into MGVWALPKAIAIKSQDFKDRGHIYRKDDNGAIALGEESVFSTKARIEVEQAKTDSKYVNLRFSYTNRYMHRTSDGSWAMAAVSTKPQEDLSDPFCTLFEPIKVDGDVFYLIHAQSGGRLVIDVASFLFFVEFDLTSTTRGYLSAVDFDSLVRLPVRGNLAFIGDNGKYLKAFTWGNNYFQLSSDVPNDSLSRHQASEVPDGHVRLTSIHWSVLWSLANSGWIFGNTTSVTVPNTLFWPIKINANTIALRAADGKFCQRRVTNNLANGSIGTEQSSPTKEAELQVEELVTKSLVNNVIYQNEYGRVFDETPHTGWSSTVVNSQDVDVTFSLSYTYQDTKEYSFAHSYTLETGVPTFFNAALPFVGPDGSIDETAAKINAELQWNAVNSMTRTVTGKGSIVVPAKSSVVISYVGKRGTCNIPFKYTQVDSVYNAPIGSPPVDVESEGIDGLYTATNLYGFKLVIESIQAI; encoded by the exons ATGGGAGTTTGGGCGCTTCCAAAGGCGATTGCGATCAAGTCACAGGACTTCAAAGACAGAGGCCACATTTACCGCAAGGACGACAATGGCGCCATAGCCCTCGGAGAAGAGAGCGTTTTCAGCACGAAGGCTCGGATCGAAGTAGAACAGGCCAAGACCGACAGCAAGTACGTTAACCTCCGATTCTCGTACACCAACCGGTACATGCACCGGACATCCGACGGGAGCTGGGCCATGGCGGCCGTCTCCACCAAACCCCAGGAAGACTTGTCTGACCCTTTCTGCACACTATTCGAGCCAATTAAGGTTGACGGCGACGTCTTCTACTTGATTCACGCTCAGAGCGGAGGCCGCCTCGTGATAGACGTTGCAAGCTTCCTCTTCTTCGTCGAATTCGACTTAACCAGCACCACTCGAGGCTATCTCTCTGCAGTCGATTTTGATTCATTAGTCCGGCTTCCCGTCCGCGGCAACCTCGCCTTCATCGGAGATAACGGGAAATACCTTAAGGCCTTCACTTGGGGCAACAACTACTTCCAGCTCTCTTCCGATGTCCCGAATGACAGCCTTTCGCGCCACCAGGCATCGGAGGTGCCCGACGGCCATGTCCGCCTGACATCCATCCACTGGAGCGTGCTGTGGAGTCTCGCCAACTCCGGCTGGATATTCGGCAACACCACAAGTGTAACCGTCCCCAACACTCTCTTCTGGCCTATCAAAATCAACGCAAACACCATCGCGCTTCGTGCAGCCGACGGCAAATTCTGCCAGCGTCGCGTCACCAACAACCTCGCTAATGGAAGCATCGGCACCGAGCAGTCCTCTCCCACCAAAGAAGCCGAGTTGCAG GTGGAGGAATTGGTGACGAAGAGTTTGGTGAATAATGTCATATACCAGAACGAGTACGGGCGCGTATTTGACGAGACACCTCACACAGGATGGTCGTCCACGGTGGTCAACAGCCAGGACGTGGATGTAACCTTTTCGCTCTCGTACACGTATCAGGACACGAAGGAATACTCCTTCGCCCATAGCTACACGCTGGAAACGGGGGTGCCCACATTCTTCAACGCGGCGCTTCCCTTTGTCGGCCCAGACGGTTCCATTGATGAGACGGCTGCTAAGATAAATGCGGAGCTGCAGTGGAACGCTGTGAACTCAATGACCAGGACGGTTACGGGTAAGGGTTCGATTGTGGTACCGGCGAAGAGCAGTGTTGTGATAAGCTATGTCGGGAAAAGAGGTACCTGCAATATTCCCTTCAAGTATACTCAGGTGGACAGTGTCTACAACGCCCCAATTGGATCACCACCTGTTGATGTTGAGTCTGAAGGAATTGATGGTCTCTACACTGCCACCAATTTATATGGTTTCAAATTGGTGATCGAGTCAATTCAAGCTATCTGA